A single genomic interval of Pyruvatibacter sp. HU-CL02332 harbors:
- a CDS encoding VOC family protein, which produces MTDELALTIDHLTLSVADIAKAKAFYEKALAPAGLELVAELTPDITGGAHFVAFGKGRKGNLWIAATGHQTPTTHFCFRVGSRAAVRAFHEQAIAAGGVDNGAPGVREMYHPEYYAAFVTDPEGHNVECVTFDLAP; this is translated from the coding sequence ATGACCGACGAACTGGCGTTGACCATCGACCATTTGACGCTCAGCGTTGCAGATATTGCAAAGGCCAAGGCGTTTTATGAAAAGGCGCTGGCGCCTGCAGGGCTTGAGCTCGTAGCTGAACTCACACCTGACATCACTGGTGGCGCCCACTTTGTTGCCTTTGGCAAAGGTCGAAAAGGTAATCTGTGGATTGCCGCCACTGGCCATCAGACCCCCACAACGCATTTTTGCTTCAGGGTTGGATCACGGGCAGCTGTGCGTGCGTTCCATGAGCAGGCGATCGCCGCTGGCGGCGTGGACAATGGCGCGCCGGGTGTCCGGGAGATGTACCACCCGGAGTACTACGCAGCGTTCGTCACCGACCCTGAAGGCCACAACGTTGAGTGTGTGACGTTTGATCTTGCGCCTTAA
- a CDS encoding DUF2855 family protein, producing MSDQAIDFEVRKSELTTSRAETGAVPEIGAGEVLMKVERFSLTANNITYAVFGDAMRYWDFFSDRTEGAEFGRIPVWGFGEVVASNADGVAVGSRVYGYFPMSNYRVAKAAKISEHGFMDASGVRGELAPVYSQFMATTSDPLYAKEDEDQIMLFRPLFTTSFILDDWLAENDFFGAKTIILTSASSKTSLGLAHLLKKNRGDKVRVVGLTSPSNVAFVEGTNFYDEIVTYDKISDMDASVPTGIVDMAGNSSVRADVHNHFKDNLKVSSAVGGTHWDSVGGGQENLPGPAVELFFAPTHIERRMKEWGGPGFQERVAKAWGGFIPETKKWIEVIHSAGADKVKDVYLEVLGGKTPPNKAHILSLWD from the coding sequence ATGTCCGATCAGGCCATTGATTTTGAAGTCCGCAAGAGCGAACTCACCACATCTCGCGCCGAAACCGGTGCAGTGCCGGAAATCGGTGCCGGTGAGGTGCTCATGAAGGTTGAGCGGTTCTCTCTCACAGCAAACAACATCACCTATGCCGTGTTTGGCGATGCCATGCGCTACTGGGACTTCTTTTCGGACCGCACCGAAGGTGCTGAATTTGGCCGCATCCCGGTCTGGGGCTTTGGCGAAGTTGTTGCCTCCAACGCTGATGGCGTGGCGGTGGGATCGCGCGTTTATGGATATTTCCCGATGTCCAACTACCGGGTTGCGAAGGCCGCCAAGATTTCCGAGCACGGCTTCATGGATGCCTCAGGTGTTCGCGGTGAGCTCGCGCCGGTCTACAGCCAGTTCATGGCCACGACGTCTGACCCGCTTTATGCCAAGGAAGACGAAGACCAGATCATGCTGTTCCGGCCGCTGTTCACCACCAGCTTTATTCTGGATGACTGGCTGGCGGAGAATGATTTTTTTGGCGCCAAGACCATCATTCTGACCAGTGCATCTTCCAAGACCTCGCTTGGCCTTGCACATCTGTTGAAGAAGAACCGTGGCGATAAGGTCCGCGTGGTCGGGCTTACCTCACCCTCCAATGTGGCGTTTGTCGAGGGCACGAATTTCTATGATGAGATTGTGACCTACGACAAGATTTCCGACATGGATGCCTCTGTGCCGACGGGCATTGTGGACATGGCGGGCAACTCCTCTGTGCGTGCTGATGTGCACAACCACTTCAAGGACAATCTCAAGGTGTCGTCTGCTGTTGGCGGTACCCATTGGGACAGTGTTGGTGGTGGTCAGGAGAATTTGCCCGGCCCTGCAGTGGAGCTGTTCTTTGCGCCCACGCATATTGAGCGCCGGATGAAAGAATGGGGCGGCCCTGGTTTCCAGGAGCGTGTCGCCAAGGCATGGGGCGGTTTCATTCCTGAAACCAAGAAGTGGATTGAGGTCATTCACTCCGCTGGCGCTGATAAGGTGAAAGACGTTTATCTTGAGGTGCTTGGCGGCAAGACACCCCCCAACAAGGCGCATATTCTGTCGCTTTGGGACTAG